The genome window TCAAACAGCTCAAGTTTGATTTGGTCTGAATTtacaagagggagaagagagccATTAGACTGCACCAATTATTTTACCATTTGTGCTCATAATAATTGTAATGAAACTAGGAAGGACCTTTTAGAAGCAGGGATCTTATTTTTTCCAAAAATAGAAACTCAGACTGAGTAATTTTCCTTAATTAAAAAAATTCTTAAGCGCTGTAATAATCTAACCCTATCTTGATTGTTTCAATCTTAAGGTGCATGCCAGTTTCTGAACCTGAAAATGAAATGTAAAACAAGATGTTACCCCACCAACTTCAATTTTGGTTGATTCTATTTAGGATATTTCTCGGGCACTTGCAGACACCATCAAACATCAAGGTGATTTTAAACCCAGTTTACATGAATGTGTGTAGCTTTCCAACTATGAGAGAATGTCTGTGGTTGGAGGATTAGTTCCTTTGACTGCATACACTTAAATACATTTTGTACTTAAGGCACTTTACCCCATAAAATAAGAGTTTGCGTGATCTTTTGAGGCTAGTTGCTGGTAGATTTTACTGGTGGTGACGTATGGATTCTCCTTAGGACTCCGAGTTTCAGAAAGGTTCTTTCGGCACAACTGGATCTCCCTGCGCATGCTGTTCTGGGCTGCCAGGTACCTCAACTGCCGATTTAGTTTGTAAAGCTTGATcctctcctcttctgccacaggGTCATCAAGAACTCCATCCCACCGCAGAGACTCATTTACAGAGGTAGCAAGTTGGTCGATGGAGGATACATCAGTGTGATCTTTGTTACCTTCATTAGATTTAACACAGTTTTCCATGGGGTCTGGACATGACTTTTTATCCCCTTTACTGGATGATGTTTCAATGCTTGGAGGTGCCGTAGATGCATGGGGTTTGCTGCTTTTCCCATGTTTATGAGCTAGAGAGACAAGAAGTGTTAGCTGGAtgcactgaatcagaatcaggtttaatatcactgacatatttagtgaaatttgttgttttgtggcagcaggaaagtgtaatacataaacataccataaattacaataaaaatataaaaaaataagtactgcaaaaagagagcaaaaatagtaagGTAAtcttcatgggttggttcatagTCTGTTCAGGAatatgatggtggaagggaagaagctgttcctaaaacattgactgtgtgtctttggcctcctgtacctcctctgatTGCAGTAATAAGGAGAAAGCATAACCTGCATGATAGGAAGGCTTAATGATGGACGTTGTCTTTCTGGGATATCGATTGAAAAGAAACAGCACTTGAGGAGTTTGATTTATCAGATAAATTGCCGGAAGCAAGCTCAGTACATAGTGATAAGGAAACACTAACATAATTTAAGGTGAAGACTAACATCAAAAGAATAAGGCTATTATAACCTCTGCACTTTTTAAAGATTGGATCTTGATAAATTGTCATAGGTGAATTTTATTCGCTGATATTTTAAAATTAAGAATTGGGTTCTACTCTGAGGACCaatgtaaaataaataaaatcaggaaATGGGCACACAGAGTAGCTGGATGAATTTGCATACACTATTGTACAATTGTTTACAATATTGTAATTATCAAAATCAGCAAACAAAAGCTTGaaacacacacaccaccaggctcaaagacaaatATCCTGCTATtataagactcctgaatagaTTTCAGGCACAACAAGAATGAACTCTTGATATTTCAATCTACCTGGTCATGGTCCTTGGCAGCTTATTTGTCCACCTGCATCGCATTTCCTTTGTAACTGCACCACCATATTCTGCATTCTTCTACTGCTTTTCTTTTTGTAGTACCTCGGTGTATTTATGTTTGATACGTTTGTGTAGAATCAACACCTattctatgccatggaccaataccattaagcaagcggAACCCCTGGTGTAGATGGTATAGTTTTATCACTGTgtctcagtacatatgacaatgtTAAAGTAATTACCAATATGAGACTGATTTTGTGTGTACATGTCATTTTACCTTCTATTATTTCCTTGATGACTCAAGTTCATGCAAAGTCTTTGCATCTACCTCCTTATGGAAGAAGTAAACAACCAACCTGGTTTAATTCCTAcctatcattcttctgaatttcttaAGATGTTTGTGGATGGTAAATACTCTTCTTATGGATGGCTGGGTATAATCCTAGGTTGCATTAAACTTGGGCACTGTCATGCATTAAAGATTTTTATCTGCGATATCAGATACATCTTGCAAATATCTGCAGATACCCAGGAATAGTAAATACTATTCCAGTAATCAGGGCTGCTCTGTTACAATTTCTAATATCAGAGTGCCATCTACTGGAAGTTGTGGACACAATGCATTTGGCTGAATTGCAATATTCCCTTCTTGTAAGAGTGGTGCTGCTCCTATCATTAGTGTAAGCACAATTTGGGTGAGGAACCTTTGCTCTAAAATGGATGAACTCTTCAGGGATTGGGAGGGGGGCtgtcaatggttccatttaatatcagagaatacacaacctgaaattcttactctccgcaGACATCCTCCAAACAGAAGAAAACCCTCAAAAAATACATGGCAGAAAAAAcataagaaccccaaagtcccctgcAGTGCAAACAACAGTGAACAAAAATCTTGCTAAAACAGTCTTAAACTTCATATGTACATACCTTGTCATCATCCTTTTGTGTAGAACCCTGTACAGAGCCTGAGGCAAGTAAGTTATCACTAGAATAATATATCTGGACTGTCAAGACTTTGTTTTAAGATTTCATTTGCTTGGCAAAGTTTAAGTAGTTTAGCTTTATAGAATGTGACATGAAATGTGTCAAATATGTATAAATGAACGTACAAATTAGAAGCAAATGTTGACTCTTCAGTCCTACAGGTATACTATGCTTTTCAAGAAGATTAGCATACCTGATAACCTGAACCCCGTGTTCCTGTCTACCCCTGCCATAAAAAGACTCAAAGGCTTTGCTTCCAAAATCCTTTGAATTAGACTCATGGCCCtccaagagagaaaaaaaatcacactctCTATCCTAAACAAAGGTGAGTTTGACCACTCCCCCTCTCCAGTTCTATAATCTCCCAGAAGATGAAAAgtcttttccacatccaccctatcaaaacCCCTCAGTATCTCATTGGTTGTCCAACATCGTCAAAGTTGGCTGAGCTCTGTTGTGGTCAAGATTATGCCGAATAGCTGCAAAATGTTGCCATAGGTCAGGGGAATGTGAAAGCTGTGGGAAGATAGtagactggagaaactcagcttaTTTCCTCTGAACCAGGATTCCCAAACTGTTTTCATAttatccctaccattaactgaggggttggggacccctgcttCTGAACAGAGAAAGGGGATTTACCAGAGCTGCTTGAACTTGAGAAAGGTCTAGATGGAATATGCAGCTGTAGAAAGGAAAGTCAGATATCACAGATGTAATATGATTGGCAAGTGAATCAG of Hypanus sabinus isolate sHypSab1 chromosome 6, sHypSab1.hap1, whole genome shotgun sequence contains these proteins:
- the liat1 gene encoding protein LIAT1: MEGNTPDSGHKAKSATKFTGDSAVKKKIKKKGVKEKKNSRKTRRNSSSTPLTSAETVMAHKHGKSSKPHASTAPPSIETSSSKGDKKSCPDPMENCVKSNEGNKDHTDVSSIDQLATSVNESLRWDGVLDDPVAEEERIKLYKLNRQLRYLAAQNSMRREIQLCRKNLSETRSPKENPYVTTSKIYQQLASKDHANSYFMG